GGCCAAAGACGGTGAGTATGCTGAACATCAGTTCAGTATAGATGCAACAGCTACCACAGAATGGAAGAAGGGAACGAACCAGTGGATTCGCTTATTACCTGGACAAAGGTCGTATACGCCCTACACGCATTCAGCCTACTGACCGGCATCATCGGTACGGCCACGGTCGTCGGCGCATTCCTGACCGGCTGGCCTTCGATCATTGCAGTCATTCTCAACTATATGAAGCGGAGCGAAGTGCGGGACACTTGGCTTGAATCCCATTTTCGCTGGCAGATTCGAACGTTCTGGTTTGGACT
The Candidatus Nitrospira nitrosa DNA segment above includes these coding regions:
- a CDS encoding DUF4870 family protein is translated as MDSLITWTKVVYALHAFSLLTGIIGTATVVGAFLTGWPSIIAVILNYMKRSEVRDTWLESHFRWQIRTFWFGLLWMSLCVVFIIATFGIGLLFMWLPITLVGLWFIYRIVRGWVTLSDARPMYV